The segment TGCCGCCCATGAACCAGCCGGCGCCCGGGCTCGAGGGGCAGATCGACGTGTACGACGGCCTGCCGGTGTCGGCGGTCAGCGCGCTGGGCGTGGTCGAGATCCCCTTGCTCGACGTCGACGGCGACGGCAACCCCGACCTGGTCGCGGGCCAGGGCGTGATCGTCGCCTCGCACACCAAGTCGTACTGCGCGCGCATCCTGAGCATCAACATCCCGGGCCCCGGCAAGTGGGACCTCACGTTCGACGTGCCGGCCGGCGAGAACGCCTTCAACTATCTCGGCGCCGACGTGACCGATATGGTCGTCGTGCCCGCGAACATCTACGAGCTCAACGAGAAGACCATGGAGCTGCGGCGCAACACGCTGCTCCTGGCTTCGCAGGTCGAGGACTTCCAGGTCGAGTTCTGGCTCGACAACCCGGGCGTCAGCGACGGCGCCGTGCGCGCGGTGACTGCGGGCGTCGGGGTCGACGAAGGGGACAGCGAGTTTCCCGTCAACGACCTCAACAACCCCGACCCGCCCGCGGGGCCGACCGTGGCCAACAACGACGCGATCCGCCGGGTGCGCGTGAGTCTCACGGCGCGCACCGTGCGGGAAGAGCAGATCAACGCCGCTTCGGGCCACCTGCAGGGCTCGCGCCCGAAGCTGGCCAACCGCGACGGCGACCCGACTCCGGACACGTTCCGCCGCCGCAGCTTCAGCGCGAGCATCCTGCCTCGCAACATCAACATCGGAATGGACCTGACCCAATCATGACTCACACAAAGAACCAGAGACTGACTCGCGCGCTGCGCGACGAGAGCGGCATGGCGCTCTTGATCTCGGTGATCGTGCTGCTGCTCATGAGCGCGCTCGCGCTCTCGGCGCTACAGCGCGCCGGCGACGAGGCCATCGGCAGTGGCGGCTCGCGGCGCAAGGACGCGTCGCTGTACGCCGCCGAGTCCGGCCTCGCGAAGATCAAGGTCGGTCTGTTCGACCTGTACCTGTCCGGGTTCACCAGCGTCGACGCCACCAGGCTCCAGTTCTACGACCCGGCGATGGTGACCGACGCCTACGGCAACCCGATCGAGGTGAGCACCGGCAAGCCCGAGAACGGCGGTCTGCCGGCGACGCCGGCCAAGGTCGAGCCTGCGGCCGGAGCGACGCCGAAGACCCGCAAGGGCAACGACCTTCGCATCGGCGGTCACAACTCGACCAACGGCAAAGCCATGGCTTACCCGGCGGACGTCACCACGCGCGACGCCGCCAACAGCATCGGTCACATCCAGATCCAGTACAGCGTCTCGGAGGGTGGGGGTTACTAATGGCCTCGAAGCGTCTCGTCCGCATCCTGTCGCTCTTCGCAGCGCTCGCGCTCGCGCGCGAGGTCCGCGCGCAGGCCGGTGACCTCGACATCCTGTCGCGCACCGTCCCGCCGATCGTCATGCTGCAGTTCGATACCTCGGGCTCGATGAAGAACATCATCCTGCCCGACGCGTATCTCACTGCGCGCGGCGCCAACTATCCGACCACCATCACCTGGTGGAACAAGGCGAACGACGTCACGAACTTCCCGGCGTCGTTCCTGGCCAGCTCGAGCACGTACTACTGCGGCACGACCTCGGGCTGCACCACGACCTACGCGACGAAGCTCTACACGGGGTCGGCGGAGGACTTCCGCCCGACCTGCCAGATCTTCGCGGCCACCGCGGACGTGAACGCGAACAAGTCGGTGTGCGTCCCGCAGACGAACCCCACCGCCGCGGGCTGCAACAACAACGGCACCAACATTCCCAATGACGACCAGGACGACAGCAACCCGCAGGGCGGCTCGGCCACGATCAAGTGCTGGAACATGCCGCTGGGCTGCACCAACGTGCCCGCGGGCTGGACCTGCTCGACCACCACGCGCGCGCGCAAGAAGACCAGCACCACGACGGTGAGCCAGCCTTACACCGTGATCACTGCGCCCGACGTGTCGTTTACCAGCACGACCGACTATCCGCCCAACTACCTGTGGTGGATCGTGCAGCAGATCTACCTGGGTCACACGCCTGTGCCGTTCATCGCCGAGGACCGCAACGGCGCCGGCAAGGACGCGATCACCCAGCTCGTGAACAACGTCAACATCGACGGCCAGCCCGACCGCGTGAAGTTCGGTCTCTCGCGCTACGACTCGGGCTCGAACGGCGGCTACACCGTCGTGGTGCCCGACCTGAACAACAAGGCGACGCTGCTGTCCACGCTGGCCTCCTTGCCGGCGAGCGGCGGCACGCCGCTGTCCGAGACGCTGGTCGACACCGCGCGCTATCTCGCGGGCGCCGACAAGCTCGGCAAGTACCCCCAGTACAACCGCAGCCTGACCGGCGCGACGGTCGCCGCGTCTTCGGCTCCGCAGAGCCCGGTCACGAGCTCGTGCGAGAAGCTGTTCATCGTGGCGATCACCGACGGTCTGCCGACCAGCGACAACAACGACCACTACACGCACTCCGCGCCCAACGGCGGTGACTCGTTCGCGCAGACCTTCCCGTCGCCGTACACCAGCGACGGCAGCTACCTCGACGACGTCGCGAAGAAGCTCTACGCGACCGACCTGCGCACGACCCTGTCGGGCAACCAGAACGTGATCACCTACACGGTCGGCTTCACGGTCGCCTCGACGATCCTGCAGAACGCCGCGACCCAGGGTCACGGCCTCTACTTCCAGTCGAACAACGCCAACGACCTGGCGGACTCGCTGACCGGTGCGATCACCGACATCATCGCGCGCAACACCA is part of the Myxococcota bacterium genome and harbors:
- a CDS encoding PilX N-terminal domain-containing pilus assembly protein — encoded protein: MTHTKNQRLTRALRDESGMALLISVIVLLLMSALALSALQRAGDEAIGSGGSRRKDASLYAAESGLAKIKVGLFDLYLSGFTSVDATRLQFYDPAMVTDAYGNPIEVSTGKPENGGLPATPAKVEPAAGATPKTRKGNDLRIGGHNSTNGKAMAYPADVTTRDAANSIGHIQIQYSVSEGGGY
- a CDS encoding prepilin-type N-terminal cleavage/methylation domain-containing protein, whose product is MGKRTLSAAGFTLIEMMVVVVILGVVTAQLFTVFANQKRVFTSNDRALDVQESARLTLDMISFDARMAGFMVPPRAAVASIDGGKDHADRLCLSSNGFVPPMNQPAPGLEGQIDVYDGLPVSAVSALGVVEIPLLDVDGDGNPDLVAGQGVIVASHTKSYCARILSINIPGPGKWDLTFDVPAGENAFNYLGADVTDMVVVPANIYELNEKTMELRRNTLLLASQVEDFQVEFWLDNPGVSDGAVRAVTAGVGVDEGDSEFPVNDLNNPDPPAGPTVANNDAIRRVRVSLTARTVREEQINAASGHLQGSRPKLANRDGDPTPDTFRRRSFSASILPRNINIGMDLTQS